One genomic window of Solanum stenotomum isolate F172 chromosome 9, ASM1918654v1, whole genome shotgun sequence includes the following:
- the LOC125876291 gene encoding 60S ribosomal protein L18a-like protein isoform X2: MSEEGKDSHYHHHDHHYGHHHHHYGHHHHHHEETQPPPPWLPTAPPVVAEYGTFQPPPQPVIDFPLPVPPPGAVLEPFEYYARGYQSVPVIGFPLPVPPPGAVLEPSEYYARGYQSAPGYLVDERRPVTEPRLPFGIGLGWFLFIIGFFLAGFPWYVAPFIPLCNRSIDHREKSGYIACTIAAVLAVIGNIVFGLTWILLTA; the protein is encoded by the exons ATGAGTGAAGAAGGCAAGGACAGTCATTATCACCACCATGACCACCACTATggccaccaccaccaccattaTGGCCACCACCATCACCACCATGAGGAGACCCAACCACCCCCACCATGGCTACCAACAGCACCACCAGTAGTAGCTGAATATGGTACTTTTCAACCA CCTCCTCAACCAGTAATCGATTTTCCTCTGCCAGTTCCTCCACCTGGAGCAGTACTTGAACCTTTTGAATACTATGCTCGTGGCTATCAGTCCGTTCCAG TAATCGGTTTTCCTCTGCCAGTTCCTCCACCTGGAGCAGTACTTGAACCTTCTGAATACTATGCTCGTGGCTATCAGTCCGCTCCAG GTTATCTGGTTGATGAGAGGAGACCTGTGACAGAGCCCCGCCTTCCTTTTGGTATTGGTCTTGGCTGGTTCTT gtTCATTATTGGTTTCTTTCTTGCTGGCTTCCCTTGGTATGTTGCTCCATTTATCCCGCTTTGCAACAGATCAATTGATCATCGAGAGAAATCAGGATACATTGCATGCACCATTGCT GCTGTTCTTGCTGTAATTGGTAATATCGTATTTGGCTTGACATGGATATTATTAACAGCATAA
- the LOC125876291 gene encoding 60S ribosomal protein L18a-like protein isoform X6 produces MSEEGKDSHYHHHDHHYGHHHHHYGHHHHHHEETQPPPPWLPTAPPVVAEYGTFQPPPQPVIDFPLPVPPPGAVLEPFEYYARGYQSVPGYLVDERRPVTEPRLPFGIGLGWFLFIIGFFLAGFPWYVAPFIPLCNRSIDHREKSGYIACTIAAVLAVIGNIVFGLTWILLTA; encoded by the exons ATGAGTGAAGAAGGCAAGGACAGTCATTATCACCACCATGACCACCACTATggccaccaccaccaccattaTGGCCACCACCATCACCACCATGAGGAGACCCAACCACCCCCACCATGGCTACCAACAGCACCACCAGTAGTAGCTGAATATGGTACTTTTCAACCA CCTCCTCAACCAGTAATCGATTTTCCTCTGCCAGTTCCTCCACCTGGAGCAGTACTTGAACCTTTTGAATACTATGCTCGTGGCTATCAGTCCGTTCCAG GTTATCTGGTTGATGAGAGGAGACCTGTGACAGAGCCCCGCCTTCCTTTTGGTATTGGTCTTGGCTGGTTCTT gtTCATTATTGGTTTCTTTCTTGCTGGCTTCCCTTGGTATGTTGCTCCATTTATCCCGCTTTGCAACAGATCAATTGATCATCGAGAGAAATCAGGATACATTGCATGCACCATTGCT GCTGTTCTTGCTGTAATTGGTAATATCGTATTTGGCTTGACATGGATATTATTAACAGCATAA
- the LOC125876291 gene encoding 60S ribosomal protein L18a-like protein isoform X3 → MSEEGKDSHYHHHDHHYGHHHHHYGHHHHHHEETQPPPPWLPTAPPVVAEYGTFQPPPQPVIDFPLPVPPPGAVLEPFEYYARGYQSVPVPPPGAVLEPSEYYARGYQSAPGYLVDERRPVTEPRLPFGIGLGWFLFIIGFFLAGFPWYVAPFIPLCNRSIDHREKSGYIACTIAAVLAVIGNIVFGLTWILLTA, encoded by the exons ATGAGTGAAGAAGGCAAGGACAGTCATTATCACCACCATGACCACCACTATggccaccaccaccaccattaTGGCCACCACCATCACCACCATGAGGAGACCCAACCACCCCCACCATGGCTACCAACAGCACCACCAGTAGTAGCTGAATATGGTACTTTTCAACCA CCTCCTCAACCAGTAATCGATTTTCCTCTGCCAGTTCCTCCACCTGGAGCAGTACTTGAACCTTTTGAATACTATGCTCGTGGCTATCAGTCCGTTCCAG TTCCTCCACCTGGAGCAGTACTTGAACCTTCTGAATACTATGCTCGTGGCTATCAGTCCGCTCCAG GTTATCTGGTTGATGAGAGGAGACCTGTGACAGAGCCCCGCCTTCCTTTTGGTATTGGTCTTGGCTGGTTCTT gtTCATTATTGGTTTCTTTCTTGCTGGCTTCCCTTGGTATGTTGCTCCATTTATCCCGCTTTGCAACAGATCAATTGATCATCGAGAGAAATCAGGATACATTGCATGCACCATTGCT GCTGTTCTTGCTGTAATTGGTAATATCGTATTTGGCTTGACATGGATATTATTAACAGCATAA
- the LOC125876291 gene encoding 60S ribosomal protein L18a-like protein isoform X7: MLVAISLFQLYCVEKFVSFQPPPQPVIDFPLPVPPPGAVLEPFEYYARGYQSVPVIGFPLPVPPPGAVLEPSEYYARGYQSAPGYLVDERRPVTEPRLPFGIGLGWFLFIIGFFLAGFPWYVAPFIPLCNRSIDHREKSGYIACTIAAVLAVIGNIVFGLTWILLTA, translated from the exons ATGCTCGTGGCTATCAGTCTGTTCCAG TTATATTGTGTTGAAAAGTTTGTATCTTTTCAACCACCTCCTCAACCAGTAATCGATTTTCCTCTGCCAGTTCCTCCACCTGGAGCAGTACTTGAACCTTTTGAATACTATGCTCGTGGCTATCAGTCCGTTCCAG TAATCGGTTTTCCTCTGCCAGTTCCTCCACCTGGAGCAGTACTTGAACCTTCTGAATACTATGCTCGTGGCTATCAGTCCGCTCCAG GTTATCTGGTTGATGAGAGGAGACCTGTGACAGAGCCCCGCCTTCCTTTTGGTATTGGTCTTGGCTGGTTCTT gtTCATTATTGGTTTCTTTCTTGCTGGCTTCCCTTGGTATGTTGCTCCATTTATCCCGCTTTGCAACAGATCAATTGATCATCGAGAGAAATCAGGATACATTGCATGCACCATTGCT GCTGTTCTTGCTGTAATTGGTAATATCGTATTTGGCTTGACATGGATATTATTAACAGCATAA
- the LOC125876291 gene encoding 60S ribosomal protein L18a-like protein isoform X5: protein MSEEGKDSHYHHHDHHYGHHHHHYGHHHHHHEETQPPPPWLPTAPPVVAEYGTFQPVIGFPLPVPPPGSVLEPSEYYARGYQSVPVPPPGAVLEPSEYYARGYQSAPGYLVDERRPVTEPRLPFGIGLGWFLFIIGFFLAGFPWYVAPFIPLCNRSIDHREKSGYIACTIAAVLAVIGNIVFGLTWILLTA, encoded by the exons ATGAGTGAAGAAGGCAAGGACAGTCATTATCACCACCATGACCACCACTATggccaccaccaccaccattaTGGCCACCACCATCACCACCATGAGGAGACCCAACCACCCCCACCATGGCTACCAACAGCACCACCAGTAGTAGCTGAATATGGTACTTTTCAACCAGTAATCGGTTTTCCTCTGCCAGTTCCTCCACCTGGATCAGTACTTGAACCTTCTGAATACTATGCTCGTGGCTATCAGTCTGTTCCAG TTCCTCCACCTGGAGCAGTACTTGAACCTTCTGAATACTATGCTCGTGGCTATCAGTCCGCTCCAG GTTATCTGGTTGATGAGAGGAGACCTGTGACAGAGCCCCGCCTTCCTTTTGGTATTGGTCTTGGCTGGTTCTT gtTCATTATTGGTTTCTTTCTTGCTGGCTTCCCTTGGTATGTTGCTCCATTTATCCCGCTTTGCAACAGATCAATTGATCATCGAGAGAAATCAGGATACATTGCATGCACCATTGCT GCTGTTCTTGCTGTAATTGGTAATATCGTATTTGGCTTGACATGGATATTATTAACAGCATAA
- the LOC125876291 gene encoding 60S ribosomal protein L18a-like protein isoform X1 → MSEEGKDSHYHHHDHHYGHHHHHYGHHHHHHEETQPPPPWLPTAPPVVAEYGTFQPVIGFPLPVPPPGSVLEPSEYYARGYQSVPVPPPGAVLEPFEYYARGYQSVPVPPPGAVLEPSEYYARGYQSAPGYLVDERRPVTEPRLPFGIGLGWFLFIIGFFLAGFPWYVAPFIPLCNRSIDHREKSGYIACTIAAVLAVIGNIVFGLTWILLTA, encoded by the exons ATGAGTGAAGAAGGCAAGGACAGTCATTATCACCACCATGACCACCACTATggccaccaccaccaccattaTGGCCACCACCATCACCACCATGAGGAGACCCAACCACCCCCACCATGGCTACCAACAGCACCACCAGTAGTAGCTGAATATGGTACTTTTCAACCAGTAATCGGTTTTCCTCTGCCAGTTCCTCCACCTGGATCAGTACTTGAACCTTCTGAATACTATGCTCGTGGCTATCAGTCTGTTCCAG TTCCTCCACCTGGAGCAGTACTTGAACCTTTTGAATACTATGCTCGTGGCTATCAGTCCGTTCCAG TTCCTCCACCTGGAGCAGTACTTGAACCTTCTGAATACTATGCTCGTGGCTATCAGTCCGCTCCAG GTTATCTGGTTGATGAGAGGAGACCTGTGACAGAGCCCCGCCTTCCTTTTGGTATTGGTCTTGGCTGGTTCTT gtTCATTATTGGTTTCTTTCTTGCTGGCTTCCCTTGGTATGTTGCTCCATTTATCCCGCTTTGCAACAGATCAATTGATCATCGAGAGAAATCAGGATACATTGCATGCACCATTGCT GCTGTTCTTGCTGTAATTGGTAATATCGTATTTGGCTTGACATGGATATTATTAACAGCATAA
- the LOC125876291 gene encoding 60S ribosomal protein L18a-like protein isoform X4: MSEEGKDSHYHHHDHHYGHHHHHYGHHHHHHEETQPPPPWLPTAPPVVAEYGTFQPVIGFPLPVPPPGSVLEPSEYYARGYQSVPVPPPGAVLEPFEYYARGYQSVPGYLVDERRPVTEPRLPFGIGLGWFLFIIGFFLAGFPWYVAPFIPLCNRSIDHREKSGYIACTIAAVLAVIGNIVFGLTWILLTA, encoded by the exons ATGAGTGAAGAAGGCAAGGACAGTCATTATCACCACCATGACCACCACTATggccaccaccaccaccattaTGGCCACCACCATCACCACCATGAGGAGACCCAACCACCCCCACCATGGCTACCAACAGCACCACCAGTAGTAGCTGAATATGGTACTTTTCAACCAGTAATCGGTTTTCCTCTGCCAGTTCCTCCACCTGGATCAGTACTTGAACCTTCTGAATACTATGCTCGTGGCTATCAGTCTGTTCCAG TTCCTCCACCTGGAGCAGTACTTGAACCTTTTGAATACTATGCTCGTGGCTATCAGTCCGTTCCAG GTTATCTGGTTGATGAGAGGAGACCTGTGACAGAGCCCCGCCTTCCTTTTGGTATTGGTCTTGGCTGGTTCTT gtTCATTATTGGTTTCTTTCTTGCTGGCTTCCCTTGGTATGTTGCTCCATTTATCCCGCTTTGCAACAGATCAATTGATCATCGAGAGAAATCAGGATACATTGCATGCACCATTGCT GCTGTTCTTGCTGTAATTGGTAATATCGTATTTGGCTTGACATGGATATTATTAACAGCATAA
- the LOC125876286 gene encoding cytochrome P450 CYP72A219-like, translating to MVVLILFLALLVIMIWVWRMVNWVWIRPRKIEKCFRKQGLNGHPYRTLYGDTKEMAKLTKEAKLKPMKLTNDILTRVLPFYHYTLNKYGNNCFTWIGPEPRIFVMEPELIKEIVMNNNIFKKPKPTPLVQLLVSGISSYEDQKWAKHRKILNTAFYAEKLKCMVPAMHKSCEDMMNKWEILIGNKNKSCELDVHPYFEDLTSDVISRTAFGSSYQEGMKIFHLQKELAELTRQAFQSVYIPGWRFLPTRRNRRMKGIDNELKDTLRKIVNKRDRSMNLGETQEDLLGILLKSNMKEIQQNGSKFGMTTDEVIEECKVFYFAGQETSSNLLVWTMVLLSVHQNWQTRAREEVQQVFHNNNPDFEGLNRLKIVTMILNEVLRLYPPAPYFLRKANQETKLGKMNIPPEVILMIPTIFIHHNEELWGDDVKEFKPDRFSQGIAKATKDKLCFLPFSWGPRICIGNNFAMMETKIALAMILQRFEFELSPSYAHAPTYVVTLQPQCGAHLILKKL from the exons ATGGTTGTACTAATCTTGTTTTTAGCTTTGTTAGTGATCATGATATGGGTGTGGAGAATGGTGAATTGGGTGTGGATTAGAccaagaaaaatagaaaagtgCTTTAGGAAACAAGGATTGAATGGACATCCTTATAGAACATTATATGGAGACACAAAGGAGATGGCTAAGTTGACTAAAGAAGCAAAACTTAAACCAATGAAGCTCACTAATGACATTCTCACTAGAGTACTCCCTTTCTATCACTATACTCTCAATAAGTATG GTAATAATTGCTTCACATGGATAGGTCCAGAGCCTAGAATTTTCGTAATGGAACCAGAATTAATAAAGGAAATAGTAATGAACAACAACATTTTCAAAAAACCAAAACCAACTCCATTGGTACAACTTCTTGTGAGTGGCATCTCAAGTTATGAGGACCAGAAATGGGCCAAGCACAGAAAAATTCTTAATACTGCGTTCTACGCCGAGAAGTTGAAG TGTATGGTGCCAGCAATGCACAAAAGTTGTGAGGATATGATGAACAAGTGGGAAATTCTAATTggcaataaaaataaatcatgtgAATTGGATGTACATCCATATTTTGAAGATTTAACAAGTGATGTGATTTCAAGAACAGCATTTGGAAGTAGCTATCAAGAAGGGatgaaaatatttcatcttCAAAAAGAATTAGCTGAACTCACACGTCAAGCTTTCCAATCTGTTTATATTCCTGGATGGAG GTTTTTACcaacaagaagaaatagaagaatGAAAGGCATTGACAATGAACTCAAAGATACATTAAGGAAGATTGTCAACAAAAGAGACAGATCCATGAATTTGGGAGAAACTCAAGAGGATTTGTTAGGCATTTTATTAAAGTCCAATATGAAGGAAATTCAACAAAATGGGAGTAAATTTGGTATGACAACTGATGAAGTAATAGAAGAATGCaaagtattttattttgctGGCCAAGAGACCTCTTCAAATTTATTAGTTTGGACTATGGTTTTATTAAGTGTGCACCAAAATTGGCAAACTAGAGCTAGAGAAGAAGTTCAACAAGTCTTCCACAACAATAATCCAGATTTTGAAGGGTTAAATCGTCTCAAAATT GTTACTATGATTCTGAATGAGGTACTAAGGTTATATCCACCAGCACCATATTTCCTAAGAAAAGCAAATCAAGAAACAAAGCTAGGAAAAATGAATATCCCACCTGAAGTTATCTTGATGATACCAACAATATTTATTCATCATAATGAAGAATTATGGGGTGATGATGTTAAAGAATTCAAGCCAGATAGATTTTCTCAAGGAATTGCAAAAGCAACAAAGGATAAACTTTGTTTTTTACCTTTTAGTTGGGGTCCTCGTATTTGCATTGGCAATAATTTTGCTATGATGGAAACAAAGATTGCCTTAGCTATGATCCTTCAACGTTTTGAATTTGAGCTTTCTCCATCTTATGCTCATGCACCTACTTATGTGGTTACTCTTCAACCTCAATGTGGTGCTCACTTAATCTTGAAAAAGTTATAG
- the LOC125876291 gene encoding 60S ribosomal protein L18a-like protein isoform X8 translates to MLVAISLFQFLHLEQYLNLLNTMLVAISPFQLYCVEKFVSFQPPSQPVIGFPLPVPPPGAVLEPSEYYARGYQSAPGYLVDERRPVTEPRLPFGIGLGWFLFIIGFFLAGFPWYVAPFIPLCNRSIDHREKSGYIACTIAAVLAVIGNIVFGLTWILLTA, encoded by the exons ATGCTCGTGGCTATCAGTCTGTTCCAG TTCCTCCACCTGGAGCAGTACTTGAACCTTTTGAATACTATGCTCGTGGCTATCAGTCCGTTCCAG TTATATTGTGTTGAAAAGTTTGTATCTTTTCAACCACCTTCTCAACCAGTAATCGGTTTTCCTCTGCCAGTTCCTCCACCTGGAGCAGTACTTGAACCTTCTGAATACTATGCTCGTGGCTATCAGTCCGCTCCAG GTTATCTGGTTGATGAGAGGAGACCTGTGACAGAGCCCCGCCTTCCTTTTGGTATTGGTCTTGGCTGGTTCTT gtTCATTATTGGTTTCTTTCTTGCTGGCTTCCCTTGGTATGTTGCTCCATTTATCCCGCTTTGCAACAGATCAATTGATCATCGAGAGAAATCAGGATACATTGCATGCACCATTGCT GCTGTTCTTGCTGTAATTGGTAATATCGTATTTGGCTTGACATGGATATTATTAACAGCATAA